A genome region from Alicyclobacillus acidocaldarius subsp. acidocaldarius DSM 446 includes the following:
- a CDS encoding HD family phosphohydrolase, whose protein sequence is MKWTGWGNAIRRWLDDDAFRHSRRIRVFIYAGLGVLLFAILASSMMPPRYHFTVGEVSPTTVVAPVTAVDTAATAAKRKAAEAKVPKQYAQSPQVLTDALQQLAGLFEAARSAAANPNLTPAERLAAVRRVAPRGLSISTLERMLREPPARLAALEKDSAKVVQAILSQPFYADSMQQSMLLVDRQIVNLNLGLDRDEALIVQNTAVSVLRPNMVYQAQATQEAREQAAESVQPVLIHQGDVIVAKNQVVTQDVISKLKDVGLYSAYPSVRVGLGFAVFIALSVSMLAAYVERRAPRRRLDNLMLGILGLVFILMAILIAVTKWIVVAGGPASTPYLLPISLGAMLITVMMDSSLAVVAAFFFSFLLGAAFGMNYDFVFYGFVGSLVGAYSVARVTSRATFMRAGFIVSAVNMGTVIALYLLEANRGSDLHALSLHVGLAALNGIFAAILTMGILPFFESAFGLLTPIRLLELSNPNHPLLRKVLLEAPGTYHHSLIVGNLAEAAAELVGADPLLCRVGAYYHDVGKTKRPMFFVENQMTKENPHDKVAPSLSHLIITSHVSDGLEMLRKAGIPKPIQDICATHHGTTILWYFYHKAKEQDKNGTVRVDDFRYPGPKPKTRECAIIMICDAVEAAVRSMSRPTPNRVEGVIRKIIRDRLQDGQLDECDLTLQDLDAMVGAFMKTLKGIYHARIEYPDIDKLKKEVAK, encoded by the coding sequence ATGAAGTGGACAGGATGGGGAAACGCCATTCGCCGCTGGCTGGACGACGACGCCTTTCGTCACAGCCGGCGCATCCGCGTATTCATCTACGCGGGTCTTGGCGTTCTCTTGTTCGCGATTCTCGCGTCGAGCATGATGCCTCCTCGCTACCACTTCACGGTCGGAGAGGTGAGCCCCACGACCGTCGTGGCACCGGTAACGGCCGTGGACACGGCTGCGACGGCGGCCAAGCGGAAGGCGGCTGAGGCGAAGGTTCCGAAGCAGTACGCGCAGTCGCCCCAGGTGTTGACGGACGCGCTGCAGCAACTCGCGGGGCTGTTCGAGGCGGCGAGATCGGCCGCCGCGAATCCAAACCTGACGCCGGCCGAGCGACTGGCGGCGGTGCGGCGGGTGGCGCCGCGAGGGCTGTCGATCTCGACGTTGGAACGGATGCTTCGCGAGCCTCCCGCGCGACTCGCCGCGCTGGAGAAGGACAGCGCGAAAGTCGTGCAGGCGATCTTGAGCCAGCCGTTTTATGCCGACTCGATGCAGCAGTCGATGCTCCTCGTGGATCGGCAGATCGTGAACCTGAATCTTGGGCTCGATCGCGACGAGGCCCTGATCGTGCAGAACACCGCGGTGAGCGTGCTCAGGCCCAACATGGTGTACCAGGCGCAGGCGACGCAGGAGGCGCGCGAGCAGGCCGCGGAGAGTGTGCAGCCGGTTCTCATTCACCAAGGCGACGTGATCGTCGCGAAAAATCAGGTCGTCACGCAGGACGTCATCAGCAAACTGAAAGACGTGGGCCTGTATTCGGCGTATCCGAGCGTGCGCGTCGGCTTGGGCTTCGCGGTGTTCATCGCCCTCTCGGTCTCGATGCTCGCGGCGTACGTCGAGCGGAGGGCGCCGAGGCGGCGGCTCGACAACCTCATGCTGGGCATCCTGGGGCTCGTGTTTATTCTCATGGCCATCCTGATTGCGGTGACCAAGTGGATCGTGGTGGCGGGCGGGCCTGCGTCCACGCCGTATCTGCTGCCCATCTCGCTCGGCGCCATGCTCATCACGGTCATGATGGACTCGTCGCTCGCGGTGGTGGCCGCCTTTTTCTTCTCGTTTCTCCTCGGCGCGGCGTTCGGCATGAACTATGACTTCGTGTTCTACGGCTTCGTGGGCTCGCTCGTCGGCGCGTACAGCGTTGCACGCGTCACGAGCCGCGCGACGTTCATGCGCGCAGGGTTCATCGTGTCCGCTGTGAACATGGGCACGGTGATCGCGCTCTATCTCCTCGAGGCGAACCGCGGGTCGGATCTTCACGCGCTGTCGCTGCACGTGGGCCTCGCCGCGCTGAACGGCATTTTCGCGGCCATCTTGACGATGGGCATCCTGCCCTTTTTCGAATCGGCGTTTGGGCTCCTCACGCCCATCCGGCTTCTCGAGCTGTCGAATCCGAACCATCCGCTCTTGCGGAAGGTGTTGCTGGAGGCTCCTGGCACGTACCACCACAGCCTCATCGTCGGCAATCTCGCGGAGGCCGCGGCGGAACTGGTGGGGGCAGATCCGCTTCTGTGCCGCGTGGGCGCGTATTACCACGATGTTGGCAAGACGAAGCGGCCCATGTTCTTTGTGGAAAATCAGATGACGAAGGAAAACCCGCACGACAAGGTGGCGCCGAGTCTCAGCCACCTCATCATCACGTCGCATGTCTCGGATGGACTCGAGATGCTGCGCAAGGCAGGGATTCCGAAGCCGATTCAGGATATCTGCGCCACCCATCACGGCACGACCATTCTGTGGTACTTTTATCACAAGGCCAAGGAGCAGGATAAAAACGGAACCGTGCGTGTGGACGACTTTCGATATCCGGGTCCGAAGCCCAAGACCCGCGAGTGCGCCATCATCATGATCTGCGACGCGGTCGAGGCCGCGGTTCGCAGCATGTCGCGGCCGACGCCCAACCGCGTGGAGGGCGTCATCCGCAAGATCATCCGGGATCGCCTCCAGGACGGCCAATTGGATGAGTGCGACCTGACGCTGCAGGATCTCGACGCGATGGTCGGCGCGTTTATGAAGACGCTCAAGGGCATTTACCACGCGCGCATCGAATATCCGGATATTGACAAGCTGAAGAAGGAAGTGGCGAAGTGA
- the rpsU gene encoding 30S ribosomal protein S21 gives MSEVRLRKNESIDSALRRFKKQMARDGVLAEVRKREHYEKPSVARKKKAQAAQRKRRRSY, from the coding sequence GTGTCGGAAGTCCGTCTGCGCAAGAATGAGTCCATCGACAGCGCGCTGCGACGCTTCAAGAAGCAGATGGCCCGCGATGGCGTGTTGGCGGAGGTTCGCAAGCGCGAGCACTACGAGAAGCCGAGCGTCGCGCGCAAGAAAAAGGCCCAGGCAGCCCAGCGCAAGCGCCGCCGCAGCTACTGA
- a CDS encoding PhoH family protein, with protein MAEQTATKKWVFPTNEEAVQALGPNDLLLHLLSQAFSAKVIVRGTEIQFVGDEEEVSRLQHLLSVVTTLVRRGMQLGESDYRYMIEMAHAGDLDDVIDVYTTEIGTTYKGKAIRVKTLGQRRYVDAIRRNDIVFGVGPAGTGKTYLAVAMAVMALKRGEVKRIVLTRPAVEAGEKLGFLPGDLQEKVDPYLRPLYDALHDIYGQEQVIRALERGNIEIAPLAYMRGRTLEDSYVILDEAQNTTIEQMKMFLTRLGFHSKMVITGDVTQIDLPTGRLSGLVHAQRVLRGIPGIAFHTFSPSDVVRHHLVQKIIDAYAQDQARQG; from the coding sequence TTGGCTGAGCAGACGGCGACGAAGAAGTGGGTGTTTCCGACGAACGAGGAAGCGGTGCAGGCACTCGGGCCGAACGATTTGCTTTTGCACCTGCTCAGTCAGGCGTTTTCCGCAAAGGTGATTGTGCGGGGCACGGAGATCCAATTCGTGGGTGACGAAGAGGAGGTCTCGCGCCTGCAGCACCTGTTGAGCGTGGTCACCACCTTGGTTCGCCGCGGAATGCAGCTCGGCGAATCGGATTACCGATACATGATTGAAATGGCGCACGCGGGCGATCTCGACGACGTGATCGACGTCTACACGACGGAAATTGGCACGACGTACAAGGGGAAGGCCATCCGCGTCAAAACGCTGGGGCAGCGGAGGTACGTCGATGCCATCCGCCGAAACGACATTGTGTTTGGCGTCGGACCGGCTGGCACGGGGAAGACGTACCTCGCGGTGGCCATGGCCGTGATGGCGCTGAAGCGCGGAGAAGTGAAGCGGATTGTGCTGACGCGCCCGGCCGTCGAGGCGGGCGAGAAGCTCGGCTTTCTTCCGGGCGATCTCCAGGAGAAGGTGGATCCGTATCTGCGCCCGCTGTACGACGCGCTGCACGATATCTACGGCCAGGAGCAGGTCATCCGCGCGCTCGAGCGCGGCAACATCGAAATTGCGCCGCTCGCGTACATGCGCGGGCGGACGCTCGAGGACAGCTACGTCATCCTCGACGAGGCTCAGAATACGACGATTGAACAGATGAAGATGTTCCTGACTCGCCTCGGATTCCATTCGAAGATGGTCATCACGGGCGATGTGACGCAGATTGACCTTCCCACGGGCAGGCTATCGGGTTTGGTGCACGCGCAGCGCGTGTTGCGCGGGATTCCGGGCATCGCGTTTCACACGTTTAGCCCGTCGGACGTCGTGAGACATCATCTCGTTCAAAAGATCATCGACGCATATGCACAAGATCAGGCGAGGCAGGGCTGA
- the deoC gene encoding deoxyribose-phosphate aldolase: MGADDVVTMRVERAAGGVVVRERNGAREVLLIDDQYGKVSFPKGHLEPGESWEQAALREVQEETGVIARIAGDIGRVEYVIERGGEPVRKQVRLFLMVAEDGSEPVHQAEEVNGAYFLPWDEARRRHDERGYANWRFALQKADALLAWRVGRLEEAWRALGPDTPWDHLVAAWRDAEPVTRKLVDACREELAVTFPELRVPEPRSLHLPREVAHDALRAAIESTLLKPEASEIDVQNLCLEAVHHNLPMVCISPRHVPIAKRAVPGSGVRVCTVIGFPHGTQTVNAMRQEALEAIAAGADEIDMVGPIGALAEGDVWAYAQAVRAVVEVARLRFPSVPVKVILETSALGPDAVIKGALVSVAVGADFVKTSTGYHKAGARPADVTLMALAVAGSAGVKASGGIRTPAAARNLLRFGADRLGTSAALKLLDEA, from the coding sequence ATGGGGGCGGATGACGTCGTGACGATGCGCGTGGAGCGGGCAGCCGGGGGCGTCGTGGTGCGCGAGCGAAATGGCGCGCGCGAGGTGCTGTTGATCGACGACCAGTATGGCAAGGTGTCGTTTCCTAAGGGGCATCTCGAGCCCGGCGAATCGTGGGAGCAGGCGGCGCTGCGCGAGGTGCAGGAGGAGACGGGCGTCATCGCGCGCATTGCCGGCGATATCGGGCGCGTGGAGTACGTCATCGAGCGAGGCGGCGAGCCGGTGCGCAAGCAGGTGCGGCTGTTTCTCATGGTGGCGGAAGACGGTTCGGAGCCGGTGCACCAGGCGGAGGAAGTGAACGGGGCGTACTTTTTGCCGTGGGACGAGGCGAGGCGGCGCCACGACGAACGCGGATACGCGAACTGGCGGTTTGCGCTCCAGAAGGCGGACGCGCTTCTCGCGTGGCGCGTTGGGCGGCTCGAGGAGGCGTGGCGGGCGCTCGGCCCGGACACGCCGTGGGATCATCTCGTCGCCGCATGGCGCGATGCGGAGCCCGTAACCCGAAAACTGGTGGACGCGTGCCGCGAGGAGTTGGCCGTGACCTTCCCCGAGTTGCGCGTGCCGGAACCGCGGAGCCTTCATCTGCCCCGCGAGGTGGCCCATGACGCCTTGCGGGCGGCCATCGAATCGACGCTCCTGAAGCCTGAGGCGAGCGAGATCGACGTGCAAAACCTGTGCCTGGAGGCGGTCCATCACAACCTGCCGATGGTATGCATCTCGCCACGCCACGTGCCCATCGCCAAGCGCGCGGTCCCGGGAAGCGGCGTTCGGGTGTGCACGGTCATTGGGTTTCCGCACGGGACGCAGACGGTCAACGCCATGCGCCAGGAGGCGCTGGAGGCCATCGCCGCGGGGGCGGACGAGATCGACATGGTGGGGCCCATCGGCGCGCTGGCCGAGGGAGATGTGTGGGCCTACGCGCAGGCGGTGCGCGCGGTCGTCGAGGTGGCGCGACTCAGGTTTCCGTCCGTGCCGGTCAAGGTGATTCTGGAGACGAGCGCGCTGGGGCCGGACGCCGTGATCAAGGGCGCCCTCGTGTCGGTGGCGGTGGGCGCGGACTTCGTGAAGACTTCGACTGGTTACCACAAAGCGGGGGCGCGCCCTGCGGATGTCACGCTCATGGCGCTCGCGGTCGCGGGCAGCGCGGGGGTGAAGGCGAGCGGCGGCATCCGCACGCCGGCGGCGGCGCGCAACCTGCTCCGGTTTGGCGCGGACCGGCTTGGCACGTCGGCGGCGCTCAAGCTGTTGGATGAGGCGTGA
- a CDS encoding RsmE family RNA methyltransferase, which produces MLPRLFLDVHVDEGARVWVGGEDGHHFSRVLRARPGEVLVASAANGPFWAEIAEVRPGEICVHLRERAPSNEPKQRFVLVQGLAKGEKMDTILQKCTEVGAWGFVVFEAERSVVRLSGAAKVEQKLARWRKVVREAAMQAQRDVVPFVAWAPSFAASLVALTEHGVDHVLVLDEEERANGILSAIRANEAGSRTAVVVGPEGGLGHGERRMAKQDARCQTVTLGPRILRTETAGAVALAIALAEWGDMGG; this is translated from the coding sequence ATGCTGCCGCGCCTGTTTTTGGACGTCCACGTGGACGAAGGGGCTCGCGTGTGGGTGGGCGGCGAAGACGGGCATCACTTTTCGCGAGTGCTGCGCGCCAGGCCCGGCGAGGTGCTCGTGGCGTCCGCCGCCAACGGACCGTTCTGGGCCGAGATCGCGGAGGTGCGCCCCGGTGAGATCTGCGTGCACTTGCGCGAGCGCGCGCCTTCGAATGAACCGAAGCAACGCTTTGTTTTGGTTCAAGGCCTGGCCAAAGGCGAGAAGATGGACACCATCCTGCAGAAGTGCACGGAAGTCGGCGCCTGGGGCTTTGTGGTCTTTGAGGCCGAGCGATCGGTGGTCAGGCTCTCGGGCGCAGCGAAGGTGGAGCAGAAGCTCGCGCGCTGGCGCAAGGTCGTGCGCGAGGCGGCGATGCAGGCGCAGCGCGACGTGGTGCCGTTTGTGGCGTGGGCGCCGAGCTTTGCAGCGTCGCTCGTCGCGCTCACGGAGCACGGGGTTGATCACGTCCTCGTGCTCGACGAGGAAGAACGCGCCAACGGGATCCTTTCGGCCATTCGGGCCAACGAGGCGGGAAGCCGAACGGCCGTGGTCGTCGGGCCGGAGGGCGGACTCGGCCACGGGGAAAGGCGGATGGCGAAGCAGGACGCGCGCTGTCAGACGGTCACGCTCGGTCCGCGCATCCTGCGTACGGAGACCGCGGGAGCGGTGGCGCTCGCGATTGCGCTCGCCGAATGGGGCGACATGGGAGGTTGA
- a CDS encoding GatB/YqeY domain-containing protein — MAILDQLNEDLKQAMRDKDKVRLSVIRMVKSAAKNREIELGRALTDEDVLGVIQKEIKQRRDSLQAFQDAKRADLIEQAEQEIAVLESYLPAQLGDDEIEQLARDVMARVGAAGKADMGKVMRELMPAVRGRADGRRVQQIVERLLA; from the coding sequence ATGGCCATCCTTGATCAGCTGAATGAGGACCTGAAACAGGCGATGCGAGACAAGGACAAGGTCCGGCTCTCGGTCATCCGGATGGTGAAATCGGCGGCCAAGAATCGAGAAATCGAATTGGGCCGAGCGCTGACGGATGAAGACGTGTTGGGCGTCATTCAGAAGGAGATCAAGCAGCGCCGAGATTCCCTCCAGGCGTTTCAGGATGCGAAGCGGGCGGATCTCATCGAACAGGCCGAGCAGGAGATCGCGGTGCTCGAGTCCTACCTGCCGGCGCAGCTCGGCGACGACGAGATCGAACAGTTGGCCAGGGACGTGATGGCGCGGGTCGGCGCTGCCGGGAAGGCCGACATGGGCAAGGTCATGCGCGAGCTGATGCCGGCGGTGCGCGGGCGCGCGGATGGGCGCCGCGTTCAGCAAATTGTCGAGCGCCTGCTCGCATGA
- a CDS encoding diacylglycerol kinase codes for MKDAGRRGQMVTDPRAQPFVRAVAYSLRGVVYAFHTEKNLKRDVWLFTCLAVVEWCLRPSLPQAAITVFVSMCVFAAELFNTAIELAVDVASEWREHPVAGMAKDVASGAVTFVAFGALAIATWLLASNWPWHLWLWSRHNLGAVALVTAWLAAVWAVRLWPYRAEIEIKRPRKEGKTE; via the coding sequence ATGAAGGACGCGGGGCGGCGCGGGCAGATGGTGACCGATCCGAGGGCCCAACCCTTTGTCCGGGCGGTGGCATATAGCCTGCGCGGTGTGGTGTACGCTTTCCACACCGAGAAAAATTTGAAGCGGGACGTCTGGCTGTTCACCTGCCTCGCCGTCGTCGAGTGGTGCCTGCGGCCCAGTTTGCCGCAGGCGGCGATCACGGTCTTTGTGTCGATGTGCGTGTTCGCTGCCGAGTTGTTCAACACGGCCATCGAGCTGGCCGTGGACGTGGCCTCTGAATGGAGAGAACACCCAGTCGCCGGCATGGCGAAGGACGTGGCGAGCGGCGCCGTGACGTTCGTCGCCTTCGGGGCGCTCGCCATCGCGACATGGCTGCTCGCGTCCAACTGGCCTTGGCACCTCTGGCTCTGGAGCCGCCACAACCTGGGCGCGGTGGCGCTCGTCACGGCGTGGCTGGCGGCCGTGTGGGCGGTGAGGCTGTGGCCTTAC
- the mtaB gene encoding tRNA (N(6)-L-threonylcarbamoyladenosine(37)-C(2))-methylthiotransferase MtaB, translating into MPTVAFHTLGCKVNFYDTEGIWQTFKRRGYTQVPFDSVADVYVVNTCTVTHTGDRKSRQMIRRAVRTNPDAVVVVTGCYAQIAPDEIARIQGVDLVVGNDQKSKIVDHVEAVLAERKPYLAVGNIMQATEFDELDVPYFEERSRANLKIQDGCNNFCTFCIIPRARGLIRSRKPENVVLQATKLARAGYREIVLTGIHTGGYGEDFENYRLADLLLDLERIDLPFRIRISSIEASEIDDRLMDVLAASKKVVPHLHIPLQAGSDPVLRRMHRHYTTAEYAEKLRELRRRLPDLAVTTDVIVGFPGETDEQFGETYAFVRAQGYAQLHVFPYSPRRGTAAYKFKDQVPEDVKRARVARMIALGDDLRQAYAASFVGRELEVIAESPLASADDEARRAYSHLPEASRMLVGYDGHYLRVAFEAPSDVPLESMIGEVIRVRMTGVGPGVHRAVFLEQVTFPDEEQAMEWGRMTS; encoded by the coding sequence GTGCCGACGGTGGCGTTTCACACCTTGGGCTGCAAGGTGAACTTCTATGACACCGAAGGGATATGGCAGACGTTCAAGCGGCGCGGCTATACGCAGGTTCCGTTTGACAGCGTGGCGGACGTGTACGTCGTCAACACGTGCACCGTCACGCACACGGGCGATCGCAAGAGCCGGCAGATGATCCGCCGCGCCGTGCGAACCAATCCCGACGCGGTCGTGGTGGTCACGGGCTGTTATGCCCAGATCGCGCCCGACGAGATCGCGCGCATTCAGGGCGTGGATCTCGTCGTGGGCAACGATCAGAAGTCGAAGATCGTCGACCACGTCGAGGCCGTTCTGGCGGAGCGGAAGCCGTACCTGGCGGTGGGCAATATCATGCAGGCGACCGAGTTCGACGAGCTCGACGTGCCGTACTTCGAGGAGCGATCGCGCGCCAACCTGAAGATCCAGGACGGCTGCAACAACTTCTGCACCTTTTGCATCATTCCGCGCGCGAGAGGGCTCATCCGCAGCCGCAAGCCGGAGAACGTCGTGCTGCAGGCCACGAAGCTCGCGCGCGCGGGCTATCGCGAGATTGTGCTCACTGGCATCCACACGGGCGGTTACGGCGAGGACTTTGAGAATTATCGCCTGGCGGATCTGCTGCTCGATCTCGAGCGCATCGATCTGCCGTTTCGCATCCGCATCAGCTCAATTGAGGCGAGCGAGATCGACGATCGCCTGATGGATGTGCTCGCGGCGTCGAAGAAGGTCGTGCCGCACCTGCACATCCCGCTCCAGGCGGGCTCCGACCCGGTGCTCAGGCGCATGCACCGGCATTACACGACGGCCGAGTACGCCGAAAAGCTGCGGGAACTTCGGCGCCGGCTGCCCGATCTCGCCGTGACGACGGACGTGATCGTCGGTTTCCCGGGCGAGACGGACGAGCAGTTCGGGGAGACGTACGCGTTTGTGCGCGCGCAGGGGTACGCGCAACTGCACGTGTTTCCGTATTCGCCGCGGCGGGGCACTGCGGCGTACAAGTTCAAGGATCAGGTGCCGGAGGACGTGAAGCGAGCGCGCGTCGCGCGGATGATCGCGCTCGGAGACGACCTGCGCCAGGCGTACGCCGCCTCCTTCGTGGGGCGAGAGCTCGAGGTCATCGCGGAGTCGCCGCTCGCGTCGGCGGACGACGAGGCGCGCCGCGCGTACAGCCACCTTCCGGAGGCGTCCCGCATGCTCGTGGGCTATGACGGGCACTACCTCCGCGTGGCGTTCGAGGCGCCCTCGGACGTGCCGCTGGAGTCGATGATCGGCGAGGTCATCCGCGTCCGGATGACCGGCGTCGGGCCGGGCGTGCACCGGGCGGTGTTTCTCGAGCAGGTGACGTTCCCCGACGAAGAGCAAGCGATGGAATGGGGGCGGATGACGTCGTGA
- the ybeY gene encoding rRNA maturation RNase YbeY: protein MNRLSIDVTCEVEWPLPPPHGDAQAFVERVLEAAAERIGVQGEVSVLFVDDDAIHELNRTYRQVDRPTDVLSFPMNEGEALADPDDVEPMLGDIVVSVDRAREQAEAYGHSLEREVAFLLVHGFLHLNGYDHEDEAGEREMFGLQEEILQGIGLARS, encoded by the coding sequence GTGAACCGTTTGTCCATCGATGTGACCTGCGAGGTCGAATGGCCTCTCCCCCCGCCTCATGGCGACGCCCAGGCGTTCGTGGAGCGCGTCCTCGAGGCGGCGGCCGAGCGAATCGGCGTGCAGGGCGAGGTCTCCGTGCTGTTTGTGGACGACGACGCGATTCACGAGCTCAACCGGACGTACCGGCAAGTGGACAGGCCCACGGATGTGCTGTCCTTTCCGATGAACGAGGGGGAAGCGCTCGCCGATCCCGACGACGTGGAACCGATGCTCGGCGATATCGTGGTCAGCGTCGATCGCGCCCGAGAACAGGCGGAAGCGTACGGCCATTCCCTCGAAAGGGAAGTGGCGTTCCTGTTGGTGCACGGGTTTTTGCATCTGAACGGATACGATCACGAGGACGAGGCGGGCGAGCGCGAGATGTTCGGGCTGCAGGAGGAGATCTTGCAGGGCATCGGGCTCGCGAGATCGTAG
- a CDS encoding sporulation protein YqfD — MSDSRLEWFLKGSATLWVTGPGARQLVARLQRQGVVVRDVRFTADGVMLRVSVAALRHLMASRRAYGVRFRVVERHGAPFLGRRLVRRKAFAVGAVAFVAILYALSSIVWRVEIVGAEGEDQEAELRQAAAEAGLQVGQWKSHLAPPVELAERMVARAPNYVWVGVEVKGSVAVVRGIPKIPGVPQASQQPCNIVATRPGVILDVQASRGRVMVKPHQLVQPGQVLISGLLTDGGPSVPASGHVFAEVWYTSDVSIPLRVSSQGLTGASVSRDYLAVGGTRLRVWGFQEAPPVVYERDRETDWHVGRWRLPVQWVHATLYEVKPAVWQVDVAAARNEALIMAASDVRSIAGGEMVILGQSILQERLERGTLYATILTRVQQDIGAPAAIPETGGPLKSQGAAQS, encoded by the coding sequence ATGAGCGACTCGCGGCTGGAATGGTTCTTGAAGGGATCCGCGACGCTCTGGGTGACGGGGCCGGGCGCGCGGCAACTCGTTGCGCGACTGCAGCGGCAGGGCGTCGTGGTGCGGGACGTCCGTTTCACGGCAGACGGCGTGATGCTGCGCGTGAGCGTGGCCGCGCTTCGCCACCTGATGGCGTCTCGGCGGGCTTACGGCGTGCGGTTTCGCGTCGTCGAACGCCACGGCGCGCCATTTCTGGGGAGGCGCCTCGTAAGGCGGAAGGCGTTCGCCGTTGGGGCGGTGGCCTTCGTGGCCATTCTCTACGCGCTCTCGTCCATCGTGTGGCGCGTCGAGATCGTGGGCGCGGAGGGCGAGGATCAAGAGGCGGAGTTGAGGCAGGCCGCGGCTGAGGCAGGGCTTCAGGTGGGTCAATGGAAATCGCACCTTGCGCCGCCTGTGGAGTTGGCCGAGCGCATGGTGGCCCGCGCGCCGAACTACGTGTGGGTGGGCGTGGAAGTCAAGGGTTCGGTCGCGGTGGTGCGGGGGATTCCGAAGATTCCGGGCGTACCTCAGGCGAGCCAACAACCGTGTAACATCGTCGCCACGCGTCCGGGCGTGATCCTCGATGTGCAGGCGTCCCGCGGCCGCGTGATGGTCAAGCCTCATCAACTGGTGCAGCCGGGGCAGGTGCTCATCTCCGGCCTTCTGACGGATGGGGGACCCAGCGTGCCGGCGAGCGGGCACGTGTTCGCGGAGGTGTGGTACACCTCCGACGTGTCGATCCCGCTCCGCGTCTCGAGCCAAGGGTTGACCGGCGCCTCGGTCTCGCGGGACTATCTCGCCGTGGGTGGCACGCGCCTGCGCGTGTGGGGGTTTCAGGAGGCCCCGCCGGTGGTCTACGAGCGCGACCGCGAGACCGACTGGCACGTCGGAAGATGGAGATTGCCCGTGCAGTGGGTGCACGCCACGCTGTACGAGGTCAAGCCCGCCGTTTGGCAGGTGGACGTCGCCGCGGCCAGGAACGAAGCGCTCATCATGGCGGCCTCAGACGTCCGATCCATCGCCGGCGGAGAGATGGTCATTTTGGGCCAGTCAATTTTACAGGAGCGTCTCGAGCGTGGTACTCTATACGCGACCATACTTACGCGCGTCCAACAGGACATCGGCGCTCCCGCCGCCATCCCGGAGACGGGGGGGCCGCTCAAGTCTCAAGGCGCGGCGCAATCGTAA
- a CDS encoding YabP/YqfC family sporulation protein, with product MPGWTSSIKRRAGEMLRLPPDAVESVARVTIVGDDLTIEGAKALLEVSSDRISCDLGDRVVEIEGESFVIKLVTEREIHAVGRVRHLSFGGGRR from the coding sequence ATGCCGGGATGGACGTCTTCAATCAAGCGGCGCGCGGGAGAGATGCTCCGCCTTCCGCCCGACGCCGTCGAATCCGTGGCTCGAGTGACCATCGTGGGCGACGATTTGACCATCGAGGGCGCGAAGGCGCTGCTCGAGGTTTCCTCGGATCGGATCTCGTGCGATCTCGGCGATCGCGTCGTCGAGATCGAGGGGGAGTCGTTTGTCATCAAGCTCGTGACGGAGCGGGAGATTCACGCCGTGGGGCGCGTTCGCCACCTGAGCTTCGGAGGTGGCCGGCGATGA
- a CDS encoding Na/Pi cotransporter family protein translates to MITHILATCLSLVAFLGGLRLMRSGFERMAEGRLARLLRTAASTPTRGILTGAVSTALLQSSGAVTAITVGLVAAGSLDFASGLGLVLGANVGTTVTPQLLNLNLWGIVLPALATGLMLSLSPSLKRRPLGEGLVGFSCLFIALQALTAALRPLATAPFFHEALATAGRQILWAALAGCALSALVQSSTATTLIAMALAGGHMIPLEGGIAIALGANVGTCLTSVIAAIGTPRPAQRIALAHVLLNAMGVAVFLPVLHPFASAVSAVSPSPGQAVANANTAFNAICTLAAWPFTRPFARLLTWMLPDARKA, encoded by the coding sequence ATGATCACCCACATCCTCGCGACCTGCCTGTCCCTCGTCGCCTTCCTCGGCGGCCTTCGCCTCATGCGATCCGGCTTCGAGCGCATGGCGGAAGGGCGCCTGGCGCGCCTCCTTCGGACGGCGGCCTCGACGCCCACGCGCGGGATCCTCACGGGGGCCGTGAGCACGGCGCTGCTTCAATCCTCCGGGGCGGTGACCGCCATCACGGTCGGCCTTGTCGCGGCCGGAAGTCTGGACTTCGCGAGCGGCTTAGGACTGGTCCTGGGCGCCAACGTGGGCACCACCGTCACGCCGCAGTTGCTCAACCTGAACCTCTGGGGCATCGTGCTTCCCGCCCTCGCGACGGGCCTCATGCTCTCCCTGTCGCCCAGCCTGAAGCGCCGGCCGCTCGGCGAGGGGCTGGTTGGATTTTCCTGCCTCTTCATCGCCCTGCAGGCGCTTACCGCCGCGCTCCGCCCGCTCGCGACGGCCCCCTTCTTTCACGAGGCGCTGGCCACGGCCGGACGCCAGATCCTCTGGGCAGCGCTCGCCGGTTGCGCCCTGAGCGCGCTCGTCCAGTCGTCCACCGCCACCACCCTCATCGCCATGGCACTCGCCGGCGGACACATGATCCCGCTGGAAGGCGGGATCGCCATCGCGCTCGGGGCCAACGTCGGAACGTGCCTGACGTCGGTAATCGCGGCCATCGGCACGCCGCGCCCAGCGCAGCGAATCGCGCTCGCCCACGTGCTCCTGAACGCCATGGGCGTCGCGGTGTTTCTCCCCGTCCTGCATCCCTTTGCGAGCGCGGTGTCCGCCGTGTCCCCTTCGCCTGGCCAAGCGGTGGCCAACGCCAACACCGCGTTCAACGCCATCTGCACGCTCGCGGCCTGGCCGTTCACGCGCCCCTTCGCGCGGCTCCTCACGTGGATGCTGCCCGACGCGCGCAAGGCCTGA